A single genomic interval of Heliangelus exortis chromosome 11, bHelExo1.hap1, whole genome shotgun sequence harbors:
- the SCG3 gene encoding secretogranin-3, which yields MAPAACATSSPSDLNPTQSLPGAAAGIFPQLIPRALLAVVLRCPAPHRGEWGPPHAHSHSHPPALPSAPSPPSSSVPAPPGPGGKRPRLSGPRERSGARMLCLPRPSPVSSPCPGLEAGKGSTISAGSGIGAVAALPSGASALRFSTAASDSARRAPGASGQRLRPSAPLPPPPREPGGTGTGTGTGRSRSRMFLQLAVVVQVLSLLASRVQGFPKPAGKDKAIHNRQLSVERPLEEQIAEAEADKRKAAPTENKPEFRNYSFADDLNLLKSVAERERNEKQRESTRSSLYEQQLPSDDGDSTKNRRLVDEYDSTKSGLDYKFQDDPDGLHQLDGTPLTAEDIVQKIAARIYEENDRGVFDKIVSKLLNLGLITESQAYTLEDEVAEVLQQLIANEAKDREKESEDFDYPPSRADSDTKGKQQEKMTPSKADQDSLINGEIDDTLDSTWSSSNILERRNELPSEDNFEDLQYFPNFYALLKSLNSETEAKEKETLITIMKTLIDFVKMMVKYGTITPEEGVSYLENLDTMIAEQTKKKLENPSTKTRTKLPADKSSEEADSTKEEAAKMEKEYEISKDSTKIDDQNAGGNSEEPRGKAEAYLEAIRKNIEWLKKHNKQGNKEDYDLSKLRDFIDQQADAYVEKGILDKEEADVIKRIYGSL from the exons ATGGCTCCAGCAGCCTGCGCAACCTCCAGCCCCTCCGACCTAAATCCGACCCAAAGCCTTCCCGGCGCAGCAGCTGGGATTTTCCCGCAGCTTATTCCCAGAGCTCTCCTTGCAGTTGTGCTGCGGTGCCCTGCCCCGCATCGGGGGGAGTGGGGGCCGCCCCACGCCCACTCTCACTCCCACCCCCCCGCGCTCCCCTCCGCGCCCTCTCCGCCCTCCAGCAGCGTCCCCGCTCCCCCGGGACCAGGAGGGAAGCGACCGCGCCTCTCGGGGCCgcgggagcggagcggggcgcGCATGCTCTGCCTCCCGCGGCCCTCCCCCGTCTCCTCCCCCTGCCCGGGGCTGGAGGCGGGGAAGGGTTCGACCATTTCTGCGGGATCGGGGATCGGGGCTGTAGCGGCTCTGCCCAGCGGCGCCTCCGCTCTGCGGTTCAGCACCGCGGCCTCGGACAGCGCCCGCCGGGCCCCCGGAGCCTCCGGGCAGCGGCTCCGACCCAGCGCtccgctccccccccccccacgggAACCGggcggcaccggcaccggcaccggcaccggcaggagcaggagcagga tgtTTCTCCAGCTGGCAGTCGTGGTGCAGGTGCTGTCGCTGCTGGCAAGCCGGGTGCAGGGCTTCCCGAAACCCGCGGGCAAAG ATAAAGCTATACACAACAGACAATTAAGTGTTGAAAGACCTTTGGAGGAACag ATTGCTGAAGCTGAGGCAGACAAGAGAAAAGCAGCTCCCACAG aaaacaaGCCAGAATTCAGGAATTATTCCTTTGCTGATGACCTGAACCTGCTAAAATCAGTagcagaaagagagaggaatgagaagcagagagagTCAACCAGAAGCTCTTTGtatgagcagcagctgcccagtgatgatggagactccaccaaGAACCGCAGGCTTGTGGATGAGTATGACTCCACTAAAAGTGGGCTGGATTATAAATTCCAAG ATGATCCAGATGGCCTCCATCAATTAGATGGCACTCCTCTGACTGCTGAAGACATTGTTCAGAAAATTGCTGCAAGAATTTATGAGGAAAATGATAGAGGAGTGTTTGACAAGATTGTTTCAAAACTTCTGAATTTGGGACTA ATCACAGAGAGTCAGGCCTACACTCTGGAAGATGAAGTGGCAGAAGTTTTACAACAGCTCATTGCAAACGAAGCAAAGGATCGTGAGAAGGAGTCTGAAGATTTTGATTACCCTCCAAGCAGAGCAGACAGTGATACAAAAggaaagcaacaggaaaaaatg aCACCAAGCAAAGCTGATCAGGATAGTCTCATTAATGGAGAAATTGATGATACACTGGATAGCACATGGTCATCATCTAATATcttggaaagaagaaatgagCTGCCTTCTGAAGACAATTTTGAAGACCTTCAATATTTTCCCAACTTTTATGCACTATTAAAAAGTCTTAACTCAG AGACAGAggcaaaagagaaggaaacctTGATAACTATCATGAAAACCTTGATTGATTTTGTGAAGATGATGGTTAAATATGGAACAATCACACCAGAAGAAGGAGTTTCCTATCTGG AAAACTTAGATACAATGATAGCTGAACAGACAAAGAAGAAGCTGGAAAATCCCTCCActaaaaccagaacaaagcTACCAGCAG atAAAAGTAGTGAAGAAGCAGACAGTACAAAGGAAGAAGCAGctaaaatggaaaaggaatatGAAATCTCAAAGGATTCCACAAAAATTGatgaccaaaatgcaggaggGAACAGTGAAGAACCCAGAG GGAAAGCTGAGGCCTATTTGGAAGCAATCAGAAAGAACATAGAATGgctaaaaaaacacaacaaacaaggTAACAAAGAAG actATGATCTTTCAAAGCTGAGAGATTTCATTGATCAGCAAGCTGATGCTTATGTGGAAAAGGGCATCCTGGACAAGGAAGAGGCTGATGTAATTAAGCGTATATATGGCAGCCTGTAA